A genomic region of Diachasmimorpha longicaudata isolate KC_UGA_2023 chromosome 17, iyDiaLong2, whole genome shotgun sequence contains the following coding sequences:
- the LOC135170503 gene encoding protein mab-21 produces MLVPPDMLASHSKMVYQINKYFGERVMSRKTQVAKTIQEVCRVVQDVLKEVEVQEPRFISSLTDYNGRFDGLDVISPTEFEIVIYLNQMGVLNFVDDGTLPGCAVLKLSDGRKRSMSLWVEFITASGYLSARKIRSRFQTLVAQACDKCAYRDSVKMIADTTEVKLRIRERYVVQITPAFKCAGLWPRSASHWPIPQIPWPHPNIVAEVKAEGFDMLSKECIGLQGKQSAMEGDAWALSFIDAENRLLQGASRRRCLSILKTLRDRHLDLPGNPVTSYHMKTLLLYECEKHPHEIEWDESCLGDRINGIFLQLISCLQCRRCPHYFLPNLDLFKGKSPSGLENAAKQVWRLTRELLTNTRALEKL; encoded by the coding sequence ATGCTGGTGCCACCAGATATGCTGGCATCTCACTCAAAAATGGTCTATCAAATAAACAAGTACTTTGGTGAACGTGTAATGTCACGCAAGACCCAGGTAGCCAAGACCATTCAGGAGGTGTGCCGAGTCGTTCAGGATGTCCTCAAGGAAGTTGAAGTGCAAGAGCCGAGGTTTATATCATCCTTGACGGATTACAACGGGCGTTTCGATGGCCTGGATGTCATATCGCCGACGGAATTTGAAATAGTGATATATCTCAATCAAATGGGTGTTCTGAATTTTGTAGACGATGGGACATTGCCGGGTTGTGCTGTACTGAAACTCAGCGACGGTAGAAAACGCTCAATGTCCCTGTGGGTTGAATTTATAACGGCGTCTGGTTATTTGAGTGCTAGAAAAATACGCTCGAGATTTCAGACACTTGTGGCACAGGCCTGTGATAAGTGCGCTTATCGTGATTCCGTTAAGATGATTGCTGATACCACTGAAGTTAAGTTGAGAATACGGGAGAGATATGTTGTGCAAATAACGCCGGCATTCAAGTGCGCTGGTCTGTGGCCAAGATCAGCCTCGCACTGGCCAATCCCCCAGATACCCTGGCCACATCCGAATATTGTTGCCGAGGTGAAAGCCGAGGGTTTTGATATGCTGTCCAAGGAGTGCATTGGGCTGCAGGGCAAGCAATCAGCGATGGAGGGTGATGCTTGGGCGCTGTCGTTTATCGATGCTGAGAATCGATTACTACAGGGCGCTAGTCGAAGACGATGTCTCAGTATTCTCAAGACCCTTCGGGATCGTCACCTTGATTTACCGGGAAATCCTGTCACGAGCTATCACATGAAGACACTTCTGCTGTACGAATGCGAAAAGCATCCGCATGAGATAGAGTGGGACGAGAGCTGTCTTGGTGATCGAATAAATGGCATCTTTCTTCAACTCATCTCCTGCCTCCAGTGTCGACGCTGTCCTCACTATTTCCTGCCAAATTTGGATCTCTTCAAGGGTAAATCACCCAGTGGGCTTGAAAACGCTGCCAAGCAGGTCTGGCGGCTCACTCGCGAACTCCTCACCAACACTCGGGCCCTGGAGAAACTGTAG
- the LOC135170502 gene encoding protein mab-21-like yields MGTSMLVPSDFSAVQTDVIYQMNKYHGERVQMRMAQIQKTTREVCKVVQNVLKEVEVQEPRFISSLTECNGRYEGLEVISPGEFEVVLYLNQMGVFNFVDDGTLPGCAVLKLSDGRKRSMSLWVEFITASGYLSARKIRSRFQTLVAQACDKCAYRDTVKMIADTTEVKLRIRERFVVQITPAFKCSGVWPRSAAYWPASGGSWPHPGLIAEVKTEGFDLLSKESLALQGKQSAMEGDAWVLSFKEAETRLLQGGCRKRCLSMLKTLRDRHLDLPSNPITSYHMKTLLLYECEKHPLESEWDTTCLANRIIGIFLQLISCLQCRRCPHYFLPNLDLFKGKSPNGLEAAAKQVWRLTRELLTNSRALEKL; encoded by the coding sequence ATGGGAACCAGTATGCTAGTGCCATCGGATTTCTCAGCCGTCCAAACGGACGTGATTTATCAGATGAACAAGTACCACGGGGAGCGGGTCCAGATGAGGATGGCGCAGATACAGAAGACAACCCGTGAGGTCTGTAAAGTAGTGCAGAATGTGCTGAAAGAGGTGGAAGTGCAGGAGCCAAGATTCATATCATCGTTGACCGAGTGCAATGGAAGATACGAGGGACTCGAGGTGATATCACCTGGTGAATTCGAGGTGGTCCTGTATCTGAATCAAATGGGTGTTTTCAATTTCGTTGATGATGGTACCCTGCCGGGTTGCGCTGTTCTCAAGCTGAGCGACGGAAGAAAACGCTCCATGTCTCTCTGGGTGGAATTTATAACGGCCTCTGGTTACCTCAGTGCACGAAAAATTCGCTCCCGATTTCAGACACTGGTTGCACAAGCCTGCGACAAATGTGCCTACAGGGATACCGTCAAAATGATTGCTGATACGACAGAAGTGAAGTTGCGAATCCGGGAGAGATTTGTTGTGCAGATCACTCCGGCTTTCAAGTGCTCAGGTGTTTGGCCAAGATCGGCGGCTTATTGGCCGGCTTCCGGTGGCTCCTGGCCCCATCCAGGATTGATAGCTGAAGTCAAAACTGAAGGATTTGATCTGCTATCGAAGGAGAGCTTGGCCCTGCAGGGGAAGCAATCCGCGATGGAAGGAGATGCCTGGGTGTTGTCCTTCAAAGAAGCTGAGACCCGGCTGCTTCAGGGTGGCTGTCGTAAGCGGTGCCTCAGCATGCTGAAGACTCTTCGCGATCGTCATCTGGATCTACCTAGCAATCCCATCACCAGCTATCACATGAAGACTCTTCTTCTGTATGAGTGCGAAAAGCATCCACTGGAGAGCGAGTGGGACACGACTTGTCTCGCTAATCGGATAATCGGTATTTTTCTACAACTCATATCGTGCTTACAATGCCGCCGATGTCCTCACTACTTTCTGCCAAATCTCGATCTCTTCAAGGGAAAGTCACCCAATGGTTTGGAGGCAGCGGCGAAACAAGTTTGGAGACTGACACGAGAATTGCTGACCAACAGCCGGGCACTTGAGAAACTCTAG